A genome region from Myroides fluvii includes the following:
- a CDS encoding ATP-binding protein, with the protein MASIQENTLRLPAEQLYADELEALRIEDKMEEKPMGWQLSPKAVFKFIVGGKSGKVEITPKYIGHNRLVEIAIATLLTDRSLLLIGEPGTAKSWLSENLTAAICGDSAKVVQGTAGTSEEQIRYSWNYALLLANGPSNEALIKSPIYRAMETGSVARFEEISRCASEVQDALISVLSEKNIAIPELGRELAAQRGFSIIATANTRDRGVNDMSSALKRRFNIIVLPSPANLETEVAIVTKRVAEISSNYKLKASLPSQEAIEKVVTIFRELRQGLTLDEKQKLKTPSGVISTAEAISLITNSMALAASFGNGTITDEDLAAGLQGAVVKDEDKDKLVWKEYLENVMKKRGATWRGLYNTCSEMNVE; encoded by the coding sequence ATGGCATCGATACAAGAAAATACATTGCGTTTACCCGCAGAACAACTTTATGCAGACGAATTAGAGGCATTAAGAATAGAGGATAAAATGGAAGAGAAACCGATGGGTTGGCAGTTGTCGCCAAAAGCGGTGTTTAAATTTATCGTTGGTGGCAAGTCGGGAAAGGTAGAGATTACTCCTAAATATATCGGACATAATCGCTTAGTAGAAATAGCAATTGCAACTTTATTAACGGATCGTTCTCTTCTGTTGATTGGCGAACCAGGAACAGCGAAATCGTGGTTGTCAGAAAATTTAACTGCTGCTATTTGTGGAGATTCGGCCAAAGTAGTGCAAGGAACTGCAGGAACAAGTGAAGAGCAAATTCGCTATTCGTGGAATTATGCCTTGTTGCTTGCCAACGGACCTTCTAATGAAGCGCTAATTAAAAGTCCGATTTACCGTGCAATGGAAACGGGTTCTGTTGCTCGTTTTGAAGAGATTTCGCGTTGTGCTTCGGAGGTACAAGACGCTTTGATTTCTGTTCTTTCTGAAAAAAATATCGCTATCCCAGAATTGGGAAGAGAATTGGCCGCTCAACGTGGTTTTTCTATTATTGCAACGGCAAATACAAGAGATAGAGGAGTAAATGATATGTCTTCAGCGCTAAAACGTCGTTTTAATATTATTGTACTGCCATCACCAGCTAATTTAGAGACCGAGGTCGCCATTGTTACAAAACGCGTGGCTGAAATTTCGAGTAATTACAAGTTAAAAGCAAGTTTACCAAGTCAAGAAGCTATTGAAAAAGTAGTAACTATTTTCCGTGAATTGCGTCAAGGACTAACCTTGGATGAAAAGCAAAAATTAAAAACACCTAGCGGTGTTATTTCAACAGCAGAGGCAATTTCATTAATTACAAACAGCATGGCTTTGGCTGCTAGTTTTGGCAATGGAACTATTACAGATGAAGATTTAGCTGCAGGTTTGCAAGGAGCTGTGGTAAAGGACGAGGATAAAGATAAGCTGGTATGGAAAGAATACCTTGAAAATGTAATGAAGAAAAGAGGAGCTACATGGCGTGGATTGTACAATACATGTAGTGAAATGAATGTTGAATAG
- a CDS encoding HEAT repeat domain-containing protein, with protein sequence MKIQPLYDLQQEINRLFIAGSKFAKGDPRLQKHIAVFTKLGEKAPVFKKLAVDIEALIQSDAQESAAKLMNLSTLLYAILYTQGEFTIEGDEVKAQQPSVSIDEVNTQYSYLQLKPVLEALTLSNSGRLEILKDAFERHIFNDSRTFQYLDAALADKYSELAEYIEQTIIPAIGTPMIHFLLQGFQFEDKTEQVRRFRLLSQLGYGGLQQMMDTILSESLPNLQAEVIRVLEQDTANELLIIRLADDKNKLVRASAYLALATLNTSASLEKLKEAYEKNIKNKTNLQLITAALSTTSLPYFFPAVFTQVVDAFETLSTLDKETEDKKVSDTLERFILHLDVLQNKEQPEAINFLAQVITSEALGELLTAKKVSLSYGIRDLFYAIESCLNTYDKAVVLRFYENYIHKAFTGDYQSHLWFDYMAVAVNFYTPEQMYTIFGPRFGKNKALITPTSLFHVYTDTHLFHYQSIYEVVVRKDQIDRRWIPLLLDYFDDKIRWDSTYDEVLILLHALEPRHKGFDKLLQVLTEIIAPAEQITIFELLLERKVKNNFELVYQAMDRFTKNTYYYAIYRLMNKGFWTQFPKEYGKKFQVLYEKKNVDIYKQIAEEITSQQSN encoded by the coding sequence ATGAAAATACAACCATTATACGACCTTCAACAAGAGATTAATCGATTGTTTATTGCAGGAAGCAAATTTGCCAAGGGTGATCCTCGTTTGCAAAAACACATTGCTGTGTTTACTAAATTAGGGGAGAAAGCACCTGTTTTTAAGAAGTTAGCTGTAGATATTGAAGCGTTAATTCAGTCAGATGCGCAAGAATCAGCCGCAAAATTGATGAATCTCTCCACGTTGTTGTATGCCATTTTGTATACCCAAGGTGAATTTACCATAGAGGGAGACGAAGTAAAAGCTCAACAACCTAGTGTTTCTATCGATGAAGTAAATACACAGTATTCTTATTTACAATTAAAACCTGTTTTAGAAGCCTTGACTCTTTCTAATTCAGGACGACTAGAGATTTTAAAAGACGCTTTTGAGCGCCATATTTTTAATGATTCGCGTACGTTTCAGTATTTGGATGCAGCTTTGGCGGATAAGTATAGTGAATTGGCCGAATATATTGAGCAAACTATTATTCCAGCTATAGGTACACCGATGATTCATTTCTTGTTGCAGGGATTTCAATTTGAAGATAAGACAGAACAGGTGAGAAGATTTCGATTATTGTCTCAATTGGGGTATGGTGGACTTCAACAGATGATGGATACCATTCTATCCGAATCGCTACCTAATTTACAAGCAGAAGTCATTCGTGTATTGGAGCAAGATACAGCGAATGAATTGCTCATTATTCGTTTAGCAGATGATAAAAATAAATTGGTGAGAGCATCAGCTTATCTGGCATTAGCAACGTTAAATACAAGTGCTAGTTTAGAGAAGTTGAAAGAAGCTTATGAGAAGAATATCAAGAATAAAACGAATCTTCAGTTGATTACAGCAGCTTTATCCACTACATCTTTACCTTATTTCTTTCCTGCTGTTTTTACTCAAGTTGTTGATGCCTTTGAAACACTTAGTACACTAGACAAGGAAACAGAGGATAAAAAAGTGAGCGATACCTTAGAGCGATTCATTCTCCATTTGGATGTTTTGCAAAATAAAGAACAACCAGAAGCGATAAATTTCTTAGCTCAAGTGATTACCAGTGAAGCCTTAGGGGAACTATTAACTGCTAAGAAAGTGTCTTTATCGTATGGTATTCGCGATTTATTCTATGCCATTGAATCTTGTTTGAATACATATGATAAGGCTGTAGTATTGCGCTTTTATGAAAACTACATCCACAAAGCCTTTACGGGAGATTACCAATCGCACTTGTGGTTTGACTATATGGCAGTAGCGGTGAATTTTTATACGCCTGAACAAATGTACACTATCTTTGGACCGCGATTTGGAAAGAACAAAGCGTTGATAACGCCCACTTCCTTGTTTCATGTTTATACAGATACCCATTTGTTTCACTATCAATCGATTTACGAGGTTGTGGTAAGGAAAGATCAAATCGATCGCCGTTGGATTCCGCTATTACTCGATTATTTTGACGACAAAATACGTTGGGATAGCACCTATGATGAAGTACTTATCTTACTTCATGCATTAGAACCTAGACATAAGGGGTTTGACAAATTATTACAAGTCTTGACGGAAATCATTGCCCCAGCAGAACAAATTACCATCTTCGAATTGCTCTTGGAGCGCAAGGTGAAAAATAATTTTGAGCTCGTTTATCAGGCTATGGATCGCTTTACTAAAAATACCTATTACTACGCTATTTATCGCTTAATGAACAAAGGATTTTGGACGCAATTTCCCAAAGAATATGGCAAGAAGTTTCAAGTGTTATACGAAAAAAAGAACGTAGATATTTACAAGCAAATAGCAGAAGAAATCACATCACAACAATCAAATTAA
- a CDS encoding SWIM zinc finger family protein codes for MEITQNKIEEMAPNAAAAKNGRDLLQKNKFSNLKISVEKDLIWGECAGSGKNPYRCSADYMDPHHPVFRCSCPSRQFPCKHALGLLYAYEAGGNTFETDEIPEDIVSKRDKIEKKQEKKTQVKESIKEKANKPKKVNKATFAKKVEAQLTGIAMAEKILDDIVLTGLAALDARMQQTITTQIKELGNYYINGIQTAFSNLILELKEVRHDEYTLVIDQLNFISALLKKSTTYLNLRKEDPEAVPDLDSAIEEQIGYTWTLLELMQYGRYEEDAEVVQLSFSSSDNLARREYVDEGIWFNLKTGKLYKTKNYRPYRATKYIKEDNSCFDVLQVKEFYIYPGDRNPRVRWEVEGNKERQLELKDIETLHSFASNNFMELVKEVKNTIKNPLMDKNPVVLLALTKSYLQGDHLVVEDEQGNKLTMQDIYSEVVAPTSNLKSIIPADVRGYALTAMVYNDVQTGLFTVQPLSLITPQKIVRLLY; via the coding sequence ATGGAAATAACGCAAAATAAAATTGAAGAGATGGCTCCCAATGCGGCGGCGGCTAAAAATGGACGAGATCTATTGCAAAAGAACAAATTTTCAAATTTAAAAATCTCGGTTGAAAAAGATTTAATCTGGGGAGAATGTGCTGGAAGTGGCAAAAATCCCTACCGTTGTTCGGCTGATTATATGGATCCTCATCATCCCGTGTTTCGCTGTTCATGCCCGAGTCGACAATTTCCTTGTAAACACGCCTTAGGATTGCTCTATGCCTATGAAGCAGGAGGAAATACTTTTGAAACTGATGAAATTCCCGAAGATATCGTATCCAAACGCGATAAAATCGAGAAAAAACAAGAGAAAAAGACCCAAGTGAAGGAGTCGATTAAGGAAAAAGCAAATAAGCCGAAAAAAGTTAATAAAGCAACTTTTGCCAAAAAAGTAGAAGCCCAATTGACGGGTATTGCTATGGCTGAAAAGATTTTGGACGATATTGTACTTACAGGTCTTGCCGCTTTAGATGCAAGAATGCAACAAACAATAACGACTCAAATTAAGGAATTGGGGAATTATTATATCAATGGAATTCAAACGGCATTTAGCAATTTAATATTGGAGTTGAAAGAAGTTCGTCATGATGAATATACGCTAGTGATTGATCAATTGAATTTTATTTCGGCCTTGTTAAAAAAGAGCACTACGTATTTAAATCTCCGCAAGGAAGATCCAGAAGCTGTACCGGATTTGGATTCGGCTATCGAAGAGCAAATAGGGTATACTTGGACCTTGTTGGAATTAATGCAATATGGGCGTTATGAGGAAGATGCAGAAGTTGTACAACTATCTTTCTCTAGTTCGGATAATTTAGCGAGAAGAGAATATGTTGATGAGGGGATTTGGTTTAATTTAAAAACAGGAAAACTCTATAAAACAAAGAATTATCGTCCTTATCGCGCAACAAAATATATCAAAGAAGACAATAGTTGTTTTGACGTCCTCCAGGTGAAAGAATTCTATATCTATCCAGGAGATCGCAACCCTCGTGTTCGTTGGGAAGTGGAGGGAAATAAAGAACGTCAATTAGAGCTAAAGGATATTGAAACTCTTCATTCATTTGCAAGTAACAACTTTATGGAGCTTGTAAAAGAGGTGAAAAATACCATTAAGAATCCTTTGATGGATAAAAATCCAGTCGTACTACTTGCTTTAACCAAATCCTATCTCCAAGGTGATCATCTTGTGGTAGAGGATGAACAAGGAAATAAACTCACAATGCAAGACATCTATAGCGAAGTGGTGGCTCCAACATCGAATTTAAAGTCGATTATACCCGCTGATGTTAGAGGCTATGCTTTAACGGCCATGGTATACAATGACGTGCAAACCGGCTTGTTTACTGTTCAACCGCTTTCGTTGATTACTCCTCAAAAAATTGTGAGACTTCTATATTAA
- a CDS encoding VWA domain-containing protein, protein MEQENKNATRWRLILGEDTRALAGVSLSERETVMDDALAAIYNGEGGGSPGGKKGAGLGASAPKLAKWLTDVRTFFPEDVVRVIQSDAIERKGLTKLLFEPETLKNVKPDIAMVGTLLALKGQIPEKSKETARQLVRGVVDEIMKKMEQDMRRAITGALNKKAHSPIPNFASMDWKRTINRNLKNYDVQTKRLIPEKFYFYERNQKQKSWTVILDIDQSGSMADSIIYSSVMGSIFASMPALDTHVVAFDTEVTDLTALCRQDPVDMLFGVQLGGGTDINKSVAYCRTLIENPKKTIFILISDLYEGGVRKGLLRRLNDMHQDGVKVITLLALTDRGRPAYDKQLGKEISKLGIPCFACTPDRLPDLVAAALKDKDLSVFSKEERSI, encoded by the coding sequence ATGGAACAAGAAAATAAAAATGCAACACGTTGGAGATTGATCTTAGGAGAAGATACACGTGCTTTGGCGGGGGTGAGTCTCAGTGAAAGGGAAACAGTGATGGATGATGCTTTAGCCGCTATTTACAATGGAGAAGGAGGAGGAAGTCCTGGTGGTAAGAAAGGAGCAGGCTTAGGTGCTTCAGCACCAAAATTGGCAAAATGGTTGACCGATGTACGCACTTTTTTTCCAGAGGATGTTGTTCGTGTTATTCAATCGGACGCTATTGAACGCAAGGGGTTGACCAAATTGTTATTTGAGCCAGAAACCCTGAAAAACGTCAAGCCCGACATTGCTATGGTGGGTACACTATTGGCATTGAAAGGCCAGATTCCCGAGAAGTCAAAGGAAACAGCACGCCAATTGGTACGCGGTGTCGTAGATGAGATCATGAAAAAGATGGAACAAGATATGCGTCGAGCCATAACGGGGGCGCTGAATAAAAAGGCACATTCGCCTATTCCCAATTTTGCATCTATGGATTGGAAGCGAACCATTAACCGCAACTTGAAAAATTATGACGTGCAAACTAAGCGATTAATCCCAGAGAAATTTTATTTTTATGAACGCAATCAAAAACAAAAAAGCTGGACTGTTATTTTGGATATTGACCAAAGTGGATCTATGGCGGATTCAATTATTTATTCCTCTGTTATGGGTTCCATCTTTGCGAGTATGCCTGCATTAGATACTCATGTTGTGGCTTTTGATACGGAAGTGACTGATTTGACAGCATTGTGTCGTCAAGATCCTGTGGATATGTTGTTTGGCGTACAGTTAGGAGGAGGAACGGACATCAATAAATCCGTCGCATATTGCCGAACCTTAATCGAAAATCCAAAAAAAACCATCTTTATCTTGATTTCAGATCTATATGAAGGTGGGGTGAGAAAGGGCTTGCTTCGCCGTTTGAACGACATGCACCAAGATGGAGTAAAAGTAATTACCTTGCTTGCGTTGACTGATCGTGGGAGGCCTGCTTATGATAAACAGTTGGGGAAAGAAATTAGCAAATTGGGAATTCCTTGTTTTGCTTGTACGCCTGATCGTTTACCCGATTTAGTTGCTGCCGCTTTGAAAGACAAAGATCTTAGTGTCTTTAGTAAAGAAGAACGGTCGATCTAA
- a CDS encoding DUF5682 family protein: protein MSTQVNLFGVRHLSPGASYHLLRYLEEKKPKCILIEGPSDATAMIPSIAKQEVKPPLALLAYTTALPIETVLYPFASYSPEYQAICWGIKHKCEVRFIDLPTQVMLRLQQERKREIDEEAQSFYAYHNGLYETVAQYSGETDYENYWERNFEHNLNAETFRERLIYQTQEMRQCVVDREYEAAPHDFSYNLIRESHMRRQIKQAISEGFKPEEIVVIVGAYHVPGMDLNLPALTEEEGNNLPTVEAKHTLMPYSYLRLSSRMGYGAGNRAPYYFELMWQAMKEDKVADLSAVYLSKVAKALRDGGSNASSASVIEAVRLAEALTFLRGGTRPVLRDLHDAVITCFGGGELSPVAEAINRIDIGTAIGYLPEGVSQTPVQENVNQELKRLKLANYKSAVAQELSLDLRENFKVKSKEAAFIDLERSTFLHRLEVLEIHFAKRIRTHQDSATWAEKWELQWTPEVEIEIVEANLKGETLEIATAYALREQLMQGEDIATAAQIIRLACECQLTHIFDNALRILQALLVESTDFEATAQAAHELAILIQYGDLRQFNLEPLVPILQQLFLRTALLVQGAAFCDNQAAKAVIQGINVMELIGQQQYEFVDVETWQRELHQVAWRDDLNTTISGVAFSILLEHNLASEDDCAKEVSRRLSPGVPADLGAGWFEGLAGRNRYALLSRITLWRELDQYISQLDEEEFYRSVVFLRRAFGEFEASQKNSIAELLGDIWGSGAEHTAELVQGALTEAETDQLDELNDFDFEF, encoded by the coding sequence ATGAGTACACAAGTAAACTTATTTGGGGTAAGGCATCTTTCTCCTGGTGCATCGTATCACCTTTTGCGTTATCTAGAGGAAAAGAAACCCAAGTGTATCCTAATCGAAGGACCTTCAGATGCAACAGCAATGATTCCTTCTATTGCAAAGCAAGAGGTTAAACCTCCACTTGCTTTGTTGGCGTATACCACAGCTTTACCTATTGAAACGGTTTTATATCCATTTGCTAGTTATTCGCCAGAATATCAAGCAATTTGTTGGGGAATCAAACACAAATGTGAGGTGCGTTTTATTGATTTGCCAACTCAAGTTATGCTTCGTTTGCAACAGGAACGCAAGCGAGAAATAGATGAAGAAGCTCAATCTTTTTACGCCTATCACAACGGATTGTATGAGACGGTTGCCCAATATAGTGGAGAAACGGATTACGAAAATTATTGGGAACGCAATTTCGAACACAATTTAAATGCAGAAACCTTTCGAGAGCGTTTGATTTATCAAACACAAGAAATGCGCCAATGTGTTGTAGATCGAGAATACGAGGCTGCTCCTCATGATTTTTCGTATAATCTCATTCGTGAATCCCATATGCGCCGTCAAATTAAGCAAGCCATTTCAGAAGGATTTAAACCTGAAGAAATCGTTGTGATTGTTGGAGCATATCACGTGCCGGGGATGGATTTGAATTTACCTGCGCTGACAGAAGAAGAGGGAAACAATCTTCCTACGGTAGAGGCCAAACATACCTTGATGCCCTATTCTTATTTGCGTCTTAGTAGCCGCATGGGATATGGAGCAGGAAATAGAGCCCCTTATTATTTTGAGTTGATGTGGCAAGCGATGAAGGAAGATAAAGTTGCTGATTTATCAGCAGTTTATTTATCCAAGGTAGCTAAAGCGTTGCGCGATGGAGGAAGTAATGCTTCTTCTGCTAGTGTAATTGAGGCTGTGCGATTGGCTGAAGCATTGACTTTTTTAAGAGGTGGAACAAGACCTGTACTTCGCGATTTACACGATGCGGTAATCACTTGTTTTGGAGGTGGTGAACTTTCCCCTGTAGCCGAAGCAATTAATCGCATTGATATCGGAACAGCGATTGGATATTTACCAGAAGGCGTAAGTCAAACGCCTGTACAAGAAAACGTCAACCAAGAACTCAAAAGACTAAAATTAGCAAATTATAAATCCGCAGTAGCACAAGAATTGAGCTTGGATTTACGAGAGAATTTTAAAGTAAAATCCAAAGAGGCTGCTTTTATTGATTTAGAACGCTCTACTTTTCTACATCGGTTGGAAGTATTGGAGATTCATTTTGCTAAGCGAATTCGCACGCATCAAGATAGTGCAACTTGGGCTGAAAAATGGGAATTACAATGGACACCAGAAGTGGAAATCGAAATTGTAGAGGCCAATTTAAAAGGAGAAACTTTAGAAATAGCAACGGCTTATGCCTTGCGTGAGCAACTCATGCAGGGGGAGGACATTGCAACGGCTGCACAAATTATTCGCTTAGCTTGCGAGTGTCAATTGACGCATATTTTTGATAATGCTTTGCGTATTTTACAAGCCTTATTAGTTGAATCTACGGATTTTGAAGCAACTGCACAGGCTGCACACGAATTAGCTATTTTAATACAATATGGCGATTTACGTCAGTTTAATTTAGAACCTTTGGTTCCGATTTTACAGCAATTGTTTTTGCGTACAGCACTTTTAGTACAGGGAGCCGCTTTTTGTGATAATCAAGCTGCAAAAGCTGTGATTCAAGGAATTAATGTAATGGAACTGATTGGCCAGCAACAGTATGAATTCGTCGATGTGGAAACTTGGCAAAGGGAATTGCATCAGGTCGCTTGGCGAGATGATTTAAATACGACAATTTCGGGCGTTGCTTTTTCTATTCTTTTGGAACACAATTTAGCTAGTGAAGATGATTGTGCAAAAGAAGTGTCTCGTAGATTATCTCCTGGGGTACCCGCTGATTTAGGTGCGGGGTGGTTTGAAGGGTTAGCGGGGCGAAATCGCTATGCTTTGCTGTCTAGAATTACCTTGTGGAGAGAATTGGATCAATACATCAGTCAATTAGACGAAGAGGAATTCTATCGTTCGGTTGTTTTTTTACGTCGTGCTTTTGGTGAATTTGAAGCGAGTCAGAAAAATAGCATTGCAGAATTACTTGGTGATATCTGGGGGAGCGGAGCGGAGCATACGGCTGAATTAGTACAAGGAGCGTTGACAGAAGCAGAAACGGATCAATTAGATGAGTTAAACGATTTTGATTTTGAATTTTAG
- a CDS encoding LTA synthase family protein, protein MLSNRFRLNEMLVFAYRLFLAFFFYFIARVLFYLYNGDLLAVDSVGQFMKLAYHGLTFDRMAIFYVNGLFILLSILPIFKSTSKGYQKVVFWSYIIPNLLAYATNFIDFIYYRFIYARTTIAVFDSLEHESNKGQLFLNFLLNYWHVFALCVGLCALWVFLYKRVKFTKTLELESKKNYFVSSAFIFVLVAVGFIAGVRGDLKKTTRPLNIIDANRHVEKPEHADIVLNTPFAILRTIGKTSFKKVEYMDEAALNQYVSGTKQYYSTDPSTPNIVLFITESYAREYIGAFNEDMNIPNFKSYTPFIDSLAQHSLIFPNAFANGYKSIHGVSSVIAGIPSFKDAFTSSPFPKQKIESLVSTLKSKGYDTSFFHGAPNGSMGFLGFGNILGYDHYYGKTEYNNDDDFDGTWGIWDEPFFQYMRKTLNEKKGPFFATLFTVSSHEPFNVPEQYKEKFPKGNQQIHQTVGYTDYAFKRFFEESSKEPWFNNTIFVITADHTNQIDYDEYRKLVNRTAVPILFYTADERYKGVNKELAQQIDIYPTLLDMIGYDKPFRSWGRSLLNDSLVKPFAINYGGNEYTYQEGNYIVRFNGKEVTGFYAITDKGLEHNLIKKKNKEMQELEMKCKAFIQDYFDRIIDKRLD, encoded by the coding sequence ATGCTTTCAAATCGCTTCAGATTAAACGAAATGTTGGTATTCGCCTATCGACTATTTTTGGCTTTCTTTTTTTACTTTATAGCGAGAGTTTTATTTTATCTGTATAACGGTGATTTGCTTGCTGTTGATTCAGTAGGGCAGTTTATGAAATTAGCCTATCATGGATTGACTTTTGATAGAATGGCCATCTTTTATGTCAATGGATTGTTTATCCTATTGTCAATTTTGCCAATTTTCAAAAGCACTTCTAAAGGATACCAAAAAGTAGTTTTCTGGAGCTATATTATTCCCAATTTATTGGCGTATGCTACAAACTTTATTGATTTTATTTACTATCGTTTTATCTATGCACGCACCACAATTGCTGTGTTTGACAGCTTAGAACACGAATCAAATAAAGGACAATTGTTCTTAAACTTTTTGTTGAACTACTGGCATGTATTTGCTTTGTGCGTTGGTCTTTGTGCTTTGTGGGTGTTTTTGTATAAACGCGTAAAATTCACTAAAACACTAGAACTGGAAAGTAAAAAGAACTATTTTGTTTCCAGCGCATTTATCTTTGTTCTAGTTGCTGTCGGATTTATTGCTGGAGTGCGTGGAGATTTGAAGAAGACAACGCGTCCTTTGAATATTATTGACGCCAATCGCCATGTGGAAAAACCAGAACATGCTGACATTGTTTTAAACACACCTTTTGCTATTTTGCGTACTATTGGCAAAACGAGTTTCAAAAAGGTGGAGTATATGGATGAAGCTGCACTAAATCAATATGTGAGTGGAACAAAACAATATTATTCTACTGATCCATCAACGCCCAATATTGTACTGTTTATCACAGAAAGTTATGCTAGAGAATACATAGGAGCATTCAATGAAGATATGAATATTCCCAATTTTAAAAGCTATACACCCTTTATTGATTCCCTAGCTCAGCACAGTTTGATTTTTCCTAATGCTTTTGCCAATGGGTACAAATCAATTCACGGAGTATCGTCTGTTATTGCGGGAATACCTTCATTTAAAGACGCCTTTACATCTTCGCCATTTCCCAAGCAAAAGATTGAATCCCTGGTTTCTACTTTGAAGTCAAAAGGATATGATACTTCATTCTTCCACGGAGCGCCGAATGGTTCCATGGGATTCTTAGGATTTGGAAATATTTTGGGCTATGATCATTATTACGGGAAGACAGAGTACAATAACGATGATGATTTTGATGGTACATGGGGTATTTGGGATGAACCGTTCTTTCAGTATATGCGCAAAACACTAAACGAGAAAAAAGGACCTTTCTTTGCCACTTTGTTTACGGTTTCCTCACATGAACCTTTTAATGTTCCAGAACAGTACAAAGAAAAATTTCCAAAGGGAAATCAACAGATTCACCAAACAGTAGGGTATACAGATTACGCTTTTAAGCGCTTTTTTGAAGAAAGTAGCAAAGAACCTTGGTTTAACAACACTATTTTTGTTATTACTGCTGATCACACCAATCAAATAGATTATGACGAATACCGAAAATTAGTCAATCGTACAGCCGTCCCTATTCTGTTCTATACGGCCGATGAACGCTATAAAGGCGTAAATAAAGAGTTGGCACAACAAATAGATATTTATCCAACACTATTAGATATGATTGGTTATGATAAACCGTTTAGAAGTTGGGGTAGAAGCTTGTTGAATGATTCTCTTGTAAAGCCATTTGCGATTAACTATGGCGGAAATGAATATACCTATCAAGAAGGAAATTACATCGTGCGTTTTAATGGAAAAGAAGTAACTGGATTTTATGCTATTACGGATAAAGGATTAGAGCATAATCTAATTAAGAAAAAGAACAAAGAAATGCAAGAATTGGAAATGAAGTGTAAGGCTTTTATTCAAGATTACTTTGATCGAATCATCGATAAGCGATTGGATTAG